One window of the Melospiza melodia melodia isolate bMelMel2 chromosome 15, bMelMel2.pri, whole genome shotgun sequence genome contains the following:
- the UBAP1L gene encoding ubiquitin-associated protein 1-like isoform X1 produces the protein MLRHHFPEHPGILGRASLQPKLQEAARNQAAAMNYLDEVPFRTAMSLSGDSEGEIPLVTAPDIELPDCTDILMSTMHDFSLERKVLYWVEVASQQQTSRHRVTSEVVPTAPPCWLLLVDPADSYGGRGRDGAVRRSISLSAADSSYGHARGRAALSDTESDTWHSDEGEYSDDEYSSTSWEENDKDESHLSRRRSSARSVSSRPGFYQTRPKTSPGLLEPSPENNVHSPASPDPSKQRRSMVIFNNMKNELEAARRKLAALVHPLNRAATGNRGILVPRLLPQCPGTNGSVKYRPDPDVSQQGTAVPAPPDTASPIPPIKQHKPTVPSLSPYTCLPPASTPGRPLSCHRSQPDSSADLLSALSQEERDLIEPVIALGYPTQKAILTLQKTGRQSLSQFLSYLGACDRLLKQGYEEGQVEEAMEMFQYSEKKAAEFLHLLAQFNDMGFQQNEIKEVLLLCGNQRERALEELVMKTH, from the exons ATGCTGAGACACCACTTTCCTGAgcaccctgggattttggggagagcCAGTTTACAGCCCAAGCTGCAGGAAG CAGCAAGAAATCAGGCAGCAGCAATGAACTACCTGGATGAAGTTCCCTTCCGGACAGCCATGAGCCTCAGTGGGGACTCAGAGGGAGAAATCCCTTTAGTCACTGCCCCGGACATTGAGCTCCCTGACTGCACCGACATCCTCATGAGCACCATG CACGACTTCTCGCTGGAAAGGAAGGTGCTGTACTGGGTGGAGGTGGCCTCTCAGCAGCAGACCTCCCGCCATCGAGTCACCTCCGAAGTCGTCCCCACGGCTCCCccgtgctggctgctgctggtggaCCCTGCCGACAGCTACGGGGGGCGGGGTCGGGACGGGGCGGTGCGGCGCTCCATCAGCCTGAGCGCTGCCGACAGCTCCTACGGGCACGCCCGGGGCAGGGCGGCCCTGTCCGACACCGAGAGCGACACCTGGCACTCAGACGAGGGCGAGTACTCGGATGATGAGTACTCCTCCACCTCTTGGGAAGAGAATGACAAGGACGAGTCACACCTCTCCAGGAGGAGAAGCTCTGCGAGAAGTGTGTCTTCACGGCCCGGCTTTTACCAGACCCGACCAAAGACATCACCCGGCTTGCTGGAGCCCTCGCCAGAGAACAATGTCcacagcccagccagcccagacCCCAGCAAGCAGAGAAGATCCATGGTGATATTTAACAACATGAAGAACGAGCTAGAAGCTGCCAGGAGGAAGCTGGCTGCTTTGGTGCATCCTTTGAACAGAGCTGCCACAGGGAACAGGGGGATCCTGGTGCCACggctgctgccccagtgccccGGCACCAACGGCAGCGTCAAGTACAGGCCAGATCCAGACGTGTCCCAGCAGGGCACTGCTGTGCCAGCTCCTCCAGACACAGCCTCACCAATCCCTCCCATCAAGCAGCACAAGCCCACGGTACCG TCCCTCAGCCCCTACACTTGCCTCCCCCCTGCCTCCACGCCTGGACGACCTCTGAGCTGCCACAGATCCCAGCCAGATTCCTCGGCTGACCTGCTCTCTGCCCTGAGCCAAGAGGAGAGAGACCTCATCGAGCCCGTCATAGCCCTGGGCTACCCCACCCAGAAAGCCATCCTCACCCTCCAGAAGACAGGAAGGCAAAGCTTAAGTCAG TTCCTGAGCTACCTGGGTGCCTGTGATCGGCTGCTGAAGCAGGGCTATGAGGAAGGGCAGGTGGAGGAAGCCATGGAAATGTTCCAGTACTCGGAGAAGAAG GCAGCTGAATTCTTGCATCTGTTGGCTCAGTTTAATGATATGGGCTTCCAGCAAAATGAAATCAAAGAAgttcttttgctttgtgggaaTCAGAGGGAGAGGGCGCTGGAAGAGCTTGTGATGAAAACGCACTGA
- the KBTBD13 gene encoding kelch repeat and BTB domain-containing protein 13, which translates to MTPEEEGSQAGPPERVRIRVEEQSFSVEKALLVESSEYFRALFRSGMRESTQEEIGLGELSAAGFLAMLRVLAGERPILGSEETFQAVECAAFLQVKPLAKYLIHSINSDNCILLYQAAAIFGLLDLFHCAALYIRDSYAELEEYLDCLSDDLLAYVEALLPSTFVAVGAHTPTFEFLEDLSRTICYLDEETNTWRTLSCLPLSASTFLAGMATMDNKIYIVGGVYGANKQVVESSFCYDADANTWSEFPSPHQLRYDVRLVGHEGYLYAIGGEYEKISLKSVERYDLASSTWTFVSDLPQPSTAAPCAQALGQIFVCLWQPLDTTVIYEYETQQDVWLPVTELKRHQSYGHCMVAHRDNLYVMRNGPYDDFLRCVIDCFNLTSRQWSALPGQFMNSKGALFTAIVRGDTIYTVNKMLTLLYSVEEETWKQKKERAGFPRSGSLQTFLLRLPRRDHDIAT; encoded by the coding sequence ATGACCCCGGAGGAGGAAGGTTCCCAGGCAGGGCCCCCGGAGCGGGTGCGTATCCGGGTGGAGGAGCAGTCATTCTCGGTGGAGAAGGCCTTGCTGGTGGAGAGCAGCGAGTACTTCCGTGCCCTCTTCCGCTCGGGCATGAGGGAGAGCACGCAGGAGGAGATCGGCCTGGGGGAGCTGAGTGCAGCCGGGTTCCTCGCCATGCTGCGGGTGCTGGCGGGCGAGAGGCCCATCCTTGGCAGCGAGGAGACCTTCCAGGCAGTGGAATGTGCTGCCTTCCTGCAGGTGAAGCCCTTGGCCAAGTACTTGATCCACTCCATCAACTCTGACAACTGCATCCTGCTGTACCAAGCCGCTGCCATATTCGGCCTCCTGGATCTCTTCCACTGTGCCGCACTCTACATCAGGGACAGCTACGCTGAGCTGGAGGAGTACCTGGACTGCCTCTCCGATGACCTGCTGGCCTATGTGGAAGCCCTCCTCCCCAGCACctttgtggcagtgggagcccaCACACCCACCTTCGAGTTCTTGGAGGACCTCTCCAGGACCATCTGCTACCTGGATGAGGAGACCAACACATGGAGGACCCTCTCCTGCCTTCCGCTGAGCGCCAGCACATTCCTAGCCGGCATGGCAACCATGGATAACAAGATCTACATCGTGGGCGGCGTCTACGGGGCCAACAAGCAGGTGGTGGAGAGCAGCTTCTGCTACGATGCTGATGCCAACACCTGGAGCGAGTTCCCCAGCCCTCACCAGCTGCGCTACGACGTCAGGCTGGTGGGCCACGAGGGCTACCTCTACGCCATTGGTGGTGAGTACGAGAAGATCTCGCTCAAGTCCGTGGAGAGGTACGAcctggcctccagcacctggaccTTCGTCTCTGACCTGCCGCAACCGAGCACGGCAGCACCCTGTGCCCAAGCCTTGGGGCAGATCTTTGTTTGCTTGTGGCAGCCACTGGACACCACTGTCATCTATGAGTATGAAACCCAGCAAGACGTGTGGCTTCCCGTCACCGAGCTCAAGCGGCACCAGAGCTACGGGCACTGCATGGTGGCCCATCGTGACAACCTCTACGTCATGCGCAACGGCCCCTACGACGACTTCTTGCGCTGTGTCATCGACTGCTTCAACCTGACGTCCCGGCAGTGGAGCGCCCTGCCCGGGCAGTTCATGAACAGCAAGGGAGCTCTCTTCACCGCCATCGTCAGGGGTGACACCATCTACACTGTCAACAAGATGCTGACGCTCCTCTACTCCGTGGAAGAGGAGACCTGGAAGCAGAAGAAGGAGCGGGCAGGTTTCCCACGCAGCGGCTCCCTGCAGACCTTCCTCCTGCGGCTGCCAAGACGTGACCACGACATCGCGACGTAG
- the PDCD7 gene encoding programmed cell death protein 7: MAQPPPFPARLPPPFRAFPPPFPGPSVRPAPFAVGPVAPPPFFLPPPPSAGEGGPRFPPGVPYLAAAPPRAAAEEEAVQRQQDELWLSQFLGRRRAAPPPPPPPAAASPSSARAVAVAALAGVARVTALCRALRRSEEQGDEPGWARAREEAEAALRELREVVRPLREPGYGEALRRKAERARKRRLRLQRRKLEARAAKEEAAARAAEREAKIDQWRAKCIQEVEEKNREQELKAAADSVLSEVRKKQADTKRMTDVLRGLEKLRKLRKEAAARKGVCPPPSADEAFENQVESLKTLLKTRTELYEAEERALRVMLEGEQEEERKREMEKKQKKEREKLLQQKLEMDSKLFGDPAEFPLAHLLQPFRDYYLQAEHSVAALIQIRHEWDQYLVPADHPEGSCIPPGWVLPSLPTSDTWATAVR, encoded by the exons ATGGCGCAGCCGCCGCCGTTCCCTGCTCGCCTCCCACCGCCCTTCCGCGCCTTCCCGCCGCCCTTCCCCGGCCCCTCCGTCCGCCCAGCGCCCTTCGCGGTAGGGCCGGTGGCACCCCCGCCTTTCTTCTTGCCGCCGCCGCCGAGTGCGGGTGAGGGGGGACCGCGCTTCCCGCCGGGCGTCCCCTACTTAgcggcggccccgccgcgggcAGCGGCCGAGGAGGAGGCGGTGCAGCGGCAGCAGGATGAGCTGTGGCTCTCGCAGTTCCtgggccgccgccgcgccgctcccccgccgccgccgccgcccgccgccgccagcCCCAGCAGCGCCCGGGCCGTGGCGGTGGCGGCGCTGGCGGGGGTGGCCCGGGTGACCGCGCTCTGCCGGGCCCTGCGGCGCAGCGAGGAGCAGGGCGACGAGCCGGGCTGGGCGCGGGCGCGGGAGGAGGCGGAGGCGGCGCTGCGGGAGCTGCGGGAGGTCGTGCGGCCCCTGCGGGAGCCCGGCTACGGCGAGGCGCTGCGCAGGAAGGCCGAGAGGGCGAGGAAGAGGAGGCTGCGCCTGCAGCGGAGGAAGCTCGAAGCTAGGGCGGCCaaggaggaggcggcggcccgGGCCGCCGAGCGGGAGGCCAAGATCGACCAGTGGCGGGCTAAGTGCATCCAGGAGGTGGAGGAAAAGAACAGG gaacaagagctgaaggctgccgCTGACAGTGTCCTGTCAGAAGTCAGGAAGAAACAAGCAGACACAAAGAGGATGACGGACGTCCTGCGCGGGCTGGAGAAGCTTCGGAAGCTGAGGAAAGAAGCTGCTGCCAGGAAAG GTGTTTGTCCACCTCCTTCAGCAGATGAAGCATTTGAAAATCAGGTGGAGAGTCTCAAAACGTTGCTCAAAACTCGCACAGAACTGTATGAAGCTGAGGAAAGAGCATTAAGGGTTATGCTGGAGGGagaacaggaggaggaaaggaagagggaaatggaaaagaaacagaagaaggaAAGGGAGAAACTACTACAGCAGAAACTGGAAATGGATTCTAAGCTCTTTGGGGATCCAG CTGAATTCCCCCTTGCCCACCTGCTGCAGCCTTTCAGAGACTACTACTTACAAGCTGAACATTCTGTAGCAGCTTTAATCCAGATCAG GCATGAATGGGATCAGTACTTGGTGCCAGCTGACCACCCCGAAGGAAGCTGCATCCCTCCAGGATGGGTTCTCCCGAGTCTCCCCACCAGTGACACCTGGGCCACTGCTGTCAGATAA
- the UBAP1L gene encoding ubiquitin-associated protein 1-like isoform X2, translating to MLRHHFPEHPGILGRASLQPKLQEARNQAAAMNYLDEVPFRTAMSLSGDSEGEIPLVTAPDIELPDCTDILMSTMHDFSLERKVLYWVEVASQQQTSRHRVTSEVVPTAPPCWLLLVDPADSYGGRGRDGAVRRSISLSAADSSYGHARGRAALSDTESDTWHSDEGEYSDDEYSSTSWEENDKDESHLSRRRSSARSVSSRPGFYQTRPKTSPGLLEPSPENNVHSPASPDPSKQRRSMVIFNNMKNELEAARRKLAALVHPLNRAATGNRGILVPRLLPQCPGTNGSVKYRPDPDVSQQGTAVPAPPDTASPIPPIKQHKPTVPSLSPYTCLPPASTPGRPLSCHRSQPDSSADLLSALSQEERDLIEPVIALGYPTQKAILTLQKTGRQSLSQFLSYLGACDRLLKQGYEEGQVEEAMEMFQYSEKKAAEFLHLLAQFNDMGFQQNEIKEVLLLCGNQRERALEELVMKTH from the exons ATGCTGAGACACCACTTTCCTGAgcaccctgggattttggggagagcCAGTTTACAGCCCAAGCTGCAGGAAG CAAGAAATCAGGCAGCAGCAATGAACTACCTGGATGAAGTTCCCTTCCGGACAGCCATGAGCCTCAGTGGGGACTCAGAGGGAGAAATCCCTTTAGTCACTGCCCCGGACATTGAGCTCCCTGACTGCACCGACATCCTCATGAGCACCATG CACGACTTCTCGCTGGAAAGGAAGGTGCTGTACTGGGTGGAGGTGGCCTCTCAGCAGCAGACCTCCCGCCATCGAGTCACCTCCGAAGTCGTCCCCACGGCTCCCccgtgctggctgctgctggtggaCCCTGCCGACAGCTACGGGGGGCGGGGTCGGGACGGGGCGGTGCGGCGCTCCATCAGCCTGAGCGCTGCCGACAGCTCCTACGGGCACGCCCGGGGCAGGGCGGCCCTGTCCGACACCGAGAGCGACACCTGGCACTCAGACGAGGGCGAGTACTCGGATGATGAGTACTCCTCCACCTCTTGGGAAGAGAATGACAAGGACGAGTCACACCTCTCCAGGAGGAGAAGCTCTGCGAGAAGTGTGTCTTCACGGCCCGGCTTTTACCAGACCCGACCAAAGACATCACCCGGCTTGCTGGAGCCCTCGCCAGAGAACAATGTCcacagcccagccagcccagacCCCAGCAAGCAGAGAAGATCCATGGTGATATTTAACAACATGAAGAACGAGCTAGAAGCTGCCAGGAGGAAGCTGGCTGCTTTGGTGCATCCTTTGAACAGAGCTGCCACAGGGAACAGGGGGATCCTGGTGCCACggctgctgccccagtgccccGGCACCAACGGCAGCGTCAAGTACAGGCCAGATCCAGACGTGTCCCAGCAGGGCACTGCTGTGCCAGCTCCTCCAGACACAGCCTCACCAATCCCTCCCATCAAGCAGCACAAGCCCACGGTACCG TCCCTCAGCCCCTACACTTGCCTCCCCCCTGCCTCCACGCCTGGACGACCTCTGAGCTGCCACAGATCCCAGCCAGATTCCTCGGCTGACCTGCTCTCTGCCCTGAGCCAAGAGGAGAGAGACCTCATCGAGCCCGTCATAGCCCTGGGCTACCCCACCCAGAAAGCCATCCTCACCCTCCAGAAGACAGGAAGGCAAAGCTTAAGTCAG TTCCTGAGCTACCTGGGTGCCTGTGATCGGCTGCTGAAGCAGGGCTATGAGGAAGGGCAGGTGGAGGAAGCCATGGAAATGTTCCAGTACTCGGAGAAGAAG GCAGCTGAATTCTTGCATCTGTTGGCTCAGTTTAATGATATGGGCTTCCAGCAAAATGAAATCAAAGAAgttcttttgctttgtgggaaTCAGAGGGAGAGGGCGCTGGAAGAGCTTGTGATGAAAACGCACTGA